From Saccharothrix espanaensis DSM 44229, the proteins below share one genomic window:
- a CDS encoding amino acid ABC transporter permease produces MLDTLHTLEVVRRRGFVSRWVLGAVLVAVVGWLAYTVAVSPNLEWTVIGQYFLSTPVMEGVGVTLVLTFATLGIGLVLGAALALMMQSRNPVLSAAASGYVWFFRGVPLVVQIVFWFNLSLLFPTVGFAPTNQVITPFLAALLGLGLHEAAYLAEIIRGGFLAVPRGQVDAALTIGMTRAAATRTIVLPQSIRVILPALGNQFILILKGTSLVSVIGGGDLMTRAQQIYGQNYQVIALLLVATGWYLVLVTVASVGQRFLERWAVS; encoded by the coding sequence ATGCTGGACACGCTGCACACGCTGGAAGTGGTGCGCCGCCGCGGGTTCGTGTCCCGGTGGGTGCTCGGCGCGGTGTTGGTCGCCGTGGTGGGCTGGCTGGCGTACACGGTCGCGGTGAGCCCCAATCTCGAATGGACGGTGATCGGGCAGTACTTCCTCTCGACGCCGGTGATGGAGGGCGTCGGCGTCACGTTGGTGCTGACCTTCGCCACGCTCGGCATCGGGCTGGTGCTGGGCGCGGCGCTGGCGCTGATGATGCAGTCGCGCAACCCGGTGCTCTCGGCCGCCGCGTCGGGGTACGTGTGGTTCTTCCGCGGTGTGCCGCTGGTCGTCCAGATCGTGTTCTGGTTCAACCTGTCGCTGCTGTTCCCCACGGTCGGGTTCGCGCCGACCAACCAGGTGATCACGCCGTTCCTGGCCGCGCTGCTGGGCCTGGGCCTGCACGAGGCGGCCTACCTGGCGGAGATCATCCGCGGCGGGTTCCTCGCGGTGCCGCGCGGCCAGGTGGACGCGGCGCTGACCATCGGCATGACCCGGGCGGCGGCGACCAGGACGATCGTGCTGCCGCAGTCGATCCGGGTGATCCTGCCCGCGCTGGGCAACCAGTTCATCCTGATCCTCAAGGGCACGTCGCTGGTCTCGGTGATCGGCGGCGGCGACCTGATGACCCGCGCGCAGCAGATCTACGGGCAGAACTACCAGGTGATCGCGCTGCTGCTGGTGGCGACCGGCTGGTACCTCGTGCTGGTCACGGTCGCGAGCGTCGGCCAGCGCTTCCTCGAGCGTTGGGCGGTGTCGTAG
- a CDS encoding amino acid ABC transporter ATP-binding protein — protein sequence MAGGLRIRGIRKSFGDVVVLRGVDLDVAPGEVVCVLGPSGSGKSTLLRCVNHLEPVDAGFVQVDDELVGYEHRDGRLYESAERDIARTRRRMGMVFQQFHLFSHLTAVRNVTLGPVKVLGRDPREAEREARELLARVGLAAHADKLPAQLSGGQQQRVAIARAMAMKPSVMLFDEPTSALDPELVGEVLTVMRDLASQGMTMVVVTHEIGFAHEVADTVVFMDDGVVVESGPAAQVLLSPRSERTAAFLAHVRHHPRKEHDHA from the coding sequence ATGGCGGGCGGGCTGCGCATCCGGGGTATCCGGAAGTCGTTCGGGGACGTGGTGGTGCTGCGCGGCGTGGACCTCGACGTCGCTCCCGGCGAGGTGGTCTGCGTGCTCGGGCCCTCGGGCAGCGGCAAGAGCACGCTGCTGCGCTGCGTGAACCACCTGGAGCCGGTGGACGCCGGGTTCGTGCAGGTGGACGACGAGCTGGTGGGCTACGAGCACCGGGACGGCCGGCTCTACGAGAGCGCCGAGCGCGACATCGCGCGCACCCGGCGCCGGATGGGCATGGTGTTCCAGCAGTTCCACCTGTTCAGCCACCTCACGGCGGTGCGGAACGTGACGCTGGGCCCGGTCAAGGTGCTGGGCCGCGACCCGCGCGAGGCCGAGCGGGAGGCGCGTGAGCTGCTGGCCAGGGTCGGCCTGGCCGCGCACGCCGACAAGCTGCCCGCGCAGCTCTCCGGCGGCCAGCAGCAACGGGTGGCGATCGCCCGCGCGATGGCCATGAAGCCCTCGGTGATGCTGTTCGACGAGCCGACCAGCGCGCTGGACCCGGAACTGGTCGGCGAGGTGCTGACGGTGATGCGCGACTTGGCGTCGCAGGGCATGACCATGGTCGTCGTCACGCACGAGATCGGGTTCGCGCACGAGGTCGCGGACACCGTGGTGTTCATGGACGACGGCGTGGTGGTCGAGTCGGGGCCCGCCGCGCAGGTGCTGCTGTCCCCGCGATCGGAGCGGACGGCGGCATTCCTGGCGCACGTCCGACACCACCCCAGGAAGGAACACGACCATGCCTAG
- a CDS encoding transporter substrate-binding domain-containing protein, with product MPRLLLAAVAALGLLAACGDPGATTRQPQSDAPLPAEDRALHDMLPQRLKDSGVLKVGTTLPNLPYLLTDSNNNITGGITPEVGRAVAAKLGLRYEIENIAWEALLPGVTAGRFDMADDGLSDTEERQRVGLFVDYMRSASVLVTAKSNEGKYKSVEDSCGKRVATIRGTTDVQHAEEISQDCQKKGKGAVEVTQYPTAQDADLALRSGQADFQVAVTEQAKYAIKEQNAPIAIVSADFAPTYVGMYLRKDDKQLGDALLAALKALKADGSLDRIIGNYGLEPLPEPGLNLATSGR from the coding sequence ATGCCTAGACTCCTGCTGGCCGCCGTCGCGGCGCTCGGACTGCTCGCCGCGTGCGGCGACCCCGGTGCGACGACGCGGCAACCGCAGTCCGACGCGCCGCTACCGGCCGAGGACCGGGCGTTGCACGACATGCTTCCGCAACGCCTCAAGGACTCGGGCGTGCTGAAGGTCGGCACGACGCTGCCGAACCTGCCCTACCTGCTCACCGATTCGAACAACAACATCACCGGCGGCATCACGCCCGAGGTGGGTCGGGCCGTGGCGGCGAAGCTCGGGCTGCGCTACGAGATCGAGAACATCGCGTGGGAGGCGCTGCTGCCCGGTGTCACGGCCGGCCGGTTCGACATGGCCGACGACGGCCTGTCCGACACCGAGGAACGCCAGCGCGTCGGCCTGTTCGTGGACTACATGCGGTCGGCCAGCGTGCTGGTGACCGCGAAGTCCAACGAGGGCAAGTACAAGTCGGTGGAGGACTCCTGCGGCAAGCGGGTCGCGACCATCCGGGGCACCACCGACGTGCAGCACGCCGAGGAGATCTCGCAGGACTGCCAGAAGAAGGGCAAGGGCGCCGTCGAGGTGACCCAGTACCCGACCGCACAGGACGCCGACCTCGCGTTGCGCTCCGGGCAGGCCGATTTCCAGGTCGCGGTGACCGAGCAGGCCAAGTACGCGATCAAGGAGCAGAACGCGCCGATCGCGATCGTGTCCGCCGACTTCGCCCCGACCTACGTGGGAATGTACCTGCGCAAGGACGACAAGCAGCTCGGTGACGCGCTGCTGGCCGCGTTGAAGGCGCTCAAGGCGGACGGGTCGCTGGACCGGATCATCGGCAACTACGGGCTCGAGCCGTTGCCCGAGCCGGGCCTGAACCTGGCCACGTCGGGCCGCTGA
- a CDS encoding helix-turn-helix domain-containing protein — MARSGQPLPLHEIEVPVPSGLSPFAIGTFDEIGAYTRARFPHRHDFYEILYLTGGEGLHVVDFEPYPIVPNALYFLAPGQVHFWKDTEQVAGRVLVFAEEFLLDLPGVPPPFLGGSPELRLTGDHRGLVEGILADMAHEYRVRGSGYATMLQSYLHILLVRTQRLRQVRPEAPVSSLAWQFIRLVDKHVLTERSVTAYAERVGVTAGHLTDLVRAATGKTPGAVIRAALALEAKRLLARTELSAAQVAHRLAFEDASYFGRFFKRETGTSPGDFRREVREKYQFARER; from the coding sequence ATGGCGCGGTCGGGGCAACCGCTGCCGCTGCACGAGATCGAGGTCCCGGTGCCGTCCGGCCTGTCGCCGTTCGCCATCGGGACCTTCGACGAGATCGGGGCCTACACCCGGGCCCGGTTCCCGCACCGGCACGACTTCTACGAGATCCTGTACCTGACCGGCGGCGAGGGCCTGCACGTCGTGGACTTCGAGCCGTACCCGATCGTGCCCAACGCGCTGTACTTCCTCGCGCCCGGCCAGGTGCACTTCTGGAAGGACACCGAGCAGGTCGCCGGCCGGGTGCTGGTGTTCGCCGAGGAGTTCCTGCTGGACCTGCCGGGCGTGCCGCCGCCGTTCCTGGGCGGCAGCCCCGAGCTGCGGCTGACCGGCGACCACAGAGGACTGGTCGAGGGCATCCTGGCCGACATGGCGCACGAGTACCGCGTGCGCGGGTCCGGCTATGCCACGATGCTCCAGTCGTACCTGCACATCCTGCTGGTGCGCACGCAACGGCTGCGCCAGGTGCGCCCCGAGGCCCCGGTGTCGTCGCTGGCGTGGCAGTTCATCCGGCTGGTGGACAAGCACGTGCTCACCGAGCGCTCGGTCACCGCCTACGCCGAGCGGGTGGGCGTGACCGCGGGCCACCTGACCGACCTGGTGCGCGCCGCCACCGGCAAGACGCCCGGCGCGGTGATCCGGGCCGCGCTGGCGCTGGAGGCCAAGCGGCTGCTGGCCCGCACCGAGCTCAGCGCCGCCCAGGTGGCGCACCGGCTGGCGTTCGAGGACGCCTCGTACTTCGGTCGGTTCTTCAAGCGCGAGACCGGGACGAGCCCGGGGGACTTTCGCCGGGAAGTCCGAGAAAAGTACCAGTTCGCCCGAGAGCGTTGA
- a CDS encoding helix-turn-helix domain-containing protein gives MSDPVLLRRVKAFIDARLADPELTPEQVAVANHVSTRQLYRLFETEGTTVARWIRDRRLERCRRDLIADGVGVGVGVVGARWGMPDSSYFSRVFRQTYGCPPREYRRAAGVG, from the coding sequence GTGAGCGACCCCGTGCTGCTGCGCCGGGTCAAGGCGTTCATCGACGCCCGGCTGGCCGACCCGGAGCTCACCCCGGAGCAGGTCGCGGTGGCCAACCACGTGTCGACCCGCCAGCTCTACCGGCTGTTCGAGACCGAGGGCACGACGGTGGCCCGGTGGATCCGCGACCGGCGGCTGGAGCGGTGCCGGCGCGACCTGATCGCCGACGGCGTCGGGGTCGGCGTCGGCGTGGTCGGCGCGCGCTGGGGGATGCCGGATTCCTCTTACTTCAGCCGGGTCTTCCGGCAGACCTACGGCTGCCCGCCCCGGGAGTACCGGCGCGCGGCGGGCGTCGGCTGA